The nucleotide window TTTGCTTAGAGCCGATAGTTGTATGCCAGAGTTCTTCATTATTATCATCATATTTTATGACGAAAATATCAGCTGCTCCTTTAGATACAACTGTTTCTGTTAAAAACTTTATTTCTTGGGTGAAATTTCCTGACACATAGGTATTTTGAAGTTCATCAGCTATAATAGCTTCTGAAATTTCATTTCCTGCACCGGAAATATGAACACTTCCCATCCATTGTTGAGAAAACAAGGAATGGGAGATAAAAAGTGAACAATAAATTAATAGTAAATATTTTTTCATGTTTTTAAGATATCAAGACTCTGCTCCAAAATCATAACCTTCAGCTTCACTCCAAGTAGGAGTTGTACCCCCATGAGTTTTCCTTTGATCCAAAACTTCCAACATAGGCCTTACCCATGTCTTTCTTTGTTCAATTTTTATATCTTTATTATCCATCTTATTTTTAATTTTCTGATCCATAACCACTCGCAAAGATAATAGATTATTTATTAATATGTATTATACGTTTATGTCAATAAAAAGTTATAAAAAATGTAAATATTTATTGCTTTCAGGAGGATAATGATGAGATAAATAAATGAATACTTGAACAGGTAGGCGTGTTTTAAATTAATAGGTGCGCTTTAGAGTTGAATATTTTTTATGTAAACTAAATCTAGATAATGCAAAAAGAATTGCTTTTGGGCAACTCTTTTTGCATTATAAATATGTAATGTGATCAATAAATATATTCCATCTTATCGGCTGCTTCCGAGACATTTTTAATTGGGATCAGGGTAAAACTCCAGGTATAATCCTGATTGGCAGGGATCATGTATTCCCCAAAAGGGCGTGCCCCCCAGCTGTTGTATCCGGCGACTCCCTGCTGTTTCATATCTACACATACTTCCACAAAATTACGAGGATGGATGTCATTGATATGCGTCATCTTCCTCAGTCTGTTTTTTGCTTTTTCAGGATTTTTATCGGCAATTTCTTCCGGTGTGAAATTAGACCACTGGTAATCATGTGTCGATTCCTCGGAATCAAAATCTTCGATAGAATTCCTTAGCGCATTGAATCCGACTGTTCTTTCGGCAGCGATCAATAATCCACGTCCTTTTTCGGTGAGTGCGATCCAGCGGGTATCAGTATGGTGTCCGTTTTCCTGCGGTCGGACATAGGGATAATACATTTTTCCGGCCGTGGTTTTGTATTCCCCGACAAGTGTTCCAGCATACCGGTCAACATAATTTTCTTCAGGTCCCCGGCCGAAATATTGAATATTTTCCATACTTACAGGTAAACGGAAACGTACACCGATCCTGGGAACTTCAAGGCCTTCGGATGCTTTACGTGCCGCGGATACGTCAGGGCTGAATGTTGCCGTGCGGGTAGCTTCGGAGACATCCGTTTTCTCAGCTTCCATAGCGGTTGAGGTAAAGTGCGCTTTTACATTCACTTCACCACCCGGATAGATCTTATAAGTAACAATGTAAAGATTTCCTGCTGCCAGCAGATAATTGGCCGTTATTACGGCCTGGTTTCCGGATTTTTCAATCTTTGCATCCACCACATTAAAGTCTTTGCTGGACTTTTTCCATATCTGTAGCCTTGCCGGAGCGCCGTTCCCATAATCATTATCAGTCGGACCCCTCCAGAAATTAGGCTGTATGCCGAAACCATCCGGGAAATATTCCTTGCCATCCACGTTATAGGAACTGACAACGCCCGTCTTTTTATCAAAAACGAATTGTACTTTAGAAGAAGTCGCAGTCAATGTGTTTCCAGCTTCGCTAACTTTCAACTCAGGTCCTTTGGCAGAAAAATGCTTCTTATCCGCATTGACGGGTAATTTGAATTGGTCGTATGCAATGATGTGTCCTTCAGGGATCAATGGTTCCGCAGTTTTAGCGGTTACTTCGAAATTGATGAAATATTCGGTTCCTGCTTTCGGTTTCAGGGATGATACGGGAATGGTCACTACCTGCGATGACTGAGGGGATAAGTCTAACGGTAAGACCGCTTCCTTTACTTTTTGTCCGTTGGCCATGATCCGGTATTTTACAGTATATTTAGAAAGGTTCGTAAAATAGAACCTGTTGGTGATCTTAATGCTTCCCTTCTGCAGGTCTTCTGCCTCAAATCCCACATTTTGGTGGGCATACTTCACCTCAGCCATTGCCGGATGAGGATTCCTGTCCGGATTAACCAGTCCGTTACAGAGGAAATTACCGTCACTGGGTGCGTTTACGCCAAAATCGCCGCCATAAGCCCAGTATCCGCCATCTTTATCCACCCAGATGCCCTGGTCTACCCAATCCCAGATATAACCACCACCCAGGTTCGGATATTTGTAGATGGCTTTCCATTGATCCCACAGATTCCCGTTTGAATTTCCCATAGCATGTGAATATTCAGAAGGAACTACCGGCCGGTCGCTACCGTCGGCGCCTGTTTTTTCCAGCCATGCCGCACTCGGGTATTGGGGCACATACATGTCTGAATTCCATTCCCATTGCGCCCTCTCATAGCAAACAGGACGTTCCATTTTTCCTTTTTCTTTTTCTTTTACCCATAAATAGGTCTGGTAGAAGTTATATCCGTTCCCAGCTTCATTTCCCAATGACCAGATCGCAACAGAAGGAAAATTTTTGCTTCTTTCATACATGTTGATGGTCCGGTCCATGTGTGCTTTTAGCCAGTCGGGATTATTTCCCAGTGTTCCACCTTTGCGGAGGTTATAATACATCCCGTGCGATTCAATATTGGCTTCATCATATACATATAAGCCATATTCGTCACATAATTCGTAGAAACGGCGTCCCTGCGGATAATGACACAGGCGAACAGTATTCAGGTTGTGTTGCTTCATTAATTCAAAATCTTTCCGCATGGTTTCTTCAGTGACATAATGACCGGTTTTCGGGTCATGTTCATGAATGTTCACCCCTTTCAGTTTAATGGGTTGTCCGTTCACCATAAATGCCCGGTAAGGCTCGCCTTTGGCATCTTTTTGCGCGACCTCTTTGATCTCGATCCTGCGGAATCCCACATGATAAGGGACTATTTCGACGATCTTTCCGTCTTTCTCAATACTTATCAGCATTTTGTAGAGTTGCGGATTTTCTGATGTCCAGGTGGAAACGTTTTTGATGGTTTCGGAAAAACCAATAGTCATTGAGCTTCGGGGAATC belongs to Bacteroidales bacterium and includes:
- a CDS encoding DUF4981 domain-containing protein, which produces MKKIFLLCCIAVISVSAPSFLYGQNVEIVELDSKDPNTAAVSALPYWQDVQVVEVNRRYPRSAFMTYDTRESALTFKYENSKYYQLLNGTWKFYFVDTYKNLPDNITDPSVSTASWKDIKVPGNWEVQGYGVAIYTNHGYEFKPRNPVPPILPEENPVGVYRRDIEIPDDWMDRDIYLNIDGAKSGVYVYINGKEVGYNEDSKTTAEYYINPYVKAGKNVLTLKIFRWSTGSYLECQDFWRISGIERDVYLWSQPKTALKDFRVVSTLDDTYKDGIFRLEMDIENNAQSATAQLKASYELMDSKGTVVASGSRDMKQIPRSSMTIGFSETIKNVSTWTSENPQLYKMLISIEKDGKIVEIVPYHVGFRRIEIKEVAQKDAKGEPYRAFMVNGQPIKLKGVNIHEHDPKTGHYVTEETMRKDFELMKQHNLNTVRLCHYPQGRRFYELCDEYGLYVYDEANIESHGMYYNLRKGGTLGNNPDWLKAHMDRTINMYERSKNFPSVAIWSLGNEAGNGYNFYQTYLWVKEKEKGKMERPVCYERAQWEWNSDMYVPQYPSAAWLEKTGADGSDRPVVPSEYSHAMGNSNGNLWDQWKAIYKYPNLGGGYIWDWVDQGIWVDKDGGYWAYGGDFGVNAPSDGNFLCNGLVNPDRNPHPAMAEVKYAHQNVGFEAEDLQKGSIKITNRFYFTNLSKYTVKYRIMANGQKVKEAVLPLDLSPQSSQVVTIPVSSLKPKAGTEYFINFEVTAKTAEPLIPEGHIIAYDQFKLPVNADKKHFSAKGPELKVSEAGNTLTATSSKVQFVFDKKTGVVSSYNVDGKEYFPDGFGIQPNFWRGPTDNDYGNGAPARLQIWKKSSKDFNVVDAKIEKSGNQAVITANYLLAAGNLYIVTYKIYPGGEVNVKAHFTSTAMEAEKTDVSEATRTATFSPDVSAARKASEGLEVPRIGVRFRLPVSMENIQYFGRGPEENYVDRYAGTLVGEYKTTAGKMYYPYVRPQENGHHTDTRWIALTEKGRGLLIAAERTVGFNALRNSIEDFDSEESTHDYQWSNFTPEEIADKNPEKAKNRLRKMTHINDIHPRNFVEVCVDMKQQGVAGYNSWGARPFGEYMIPANQDYTWSFTLIPIKNVSEAADKMEYIY